GGGCGGACAGTCGCAGAATGCGGCGGCGGCGCCGCCATCAGTTGCAGACAGGGCGGACATCCAGGCGGCCATCAGCCATCTCGAACTGGCGCGCCAGCACTACGCGAATAACCGTCTCGCGGATGCCGAACAGGAGTTGTCGGACACGATCGATCGCGTTCGCGCGGCGCGGGCGGCAGAGGGCACCCAGCCGGCAGCCGGAGCCAGAGAACAACTGCCGCGCGCGGGGAGGGACGTGCCATTCCCGGCGATCGTTAAACGATCGCAACCCACCTATCCGCTCGAGGCGGCCCAGCAGGGCATCAGGGGCGTCGTAATCATCGACGCCGTGATCGACAGGACCGGCAAGGTCCGCAACGCGCGTATCGCGCGCTCGATTCCAGCGCTCGATCGAGTCTCGCTCGACGCGGTCCGTCAGTGGCGGTTCGCCCCTTCGACCCTCAATGGGGCACCCGCCGAAGTGGCGGCGACGCTCGTGCTGCCCTTTACCTTCCGCCGCGCGCCCCTGCCGACCGACGACCTCGACCTGGCCAGGTTTTACGCCGACCGCGGCGAGTTAGTGAGTGCGGAAATCGCCCTGGTCCGCGCGCGGGCGGCGATCACGCAGGAGGCCGCATGCTTCACCGATGCGCTCCCGATGGGCTGGGCCCCGATGGGCGCGAATCTCGGCCGCATCGAGCCGCCGCGGAAGATCAAGCATGTGAACCCGACCTATCCGCCGCTCGCCCAGAAGGCGCGCGTCACCGGAACCGTCGTGATGGAAGCGGTCATCGCGGTCGATGGCCGCGTCAGATGCCTGCGCGTGCTCAGGTCGGTGCCGCTGCTCGATCAGGCCGCGATCGATTCGGTGGCGCAGTGGGAGTTTACACCGGCGCTGGTGGCCGGCACGCCCGCAGCCGTGCGCCTGACGACCACGGTCAACTTTTCTCTTCAGTGATTCGTGACCGATGGCGACCGACTGCAGCACTTTCCGGATCATCGTCGAACGCGATGAGTTCCGCTCGCCGGAGGCGCAGAGCGCCAGAGATGCTCGGGCCCCCGTGCGTGTCGCTAGCGCGCCCCGGGCGGGTGATCGAGCGCGGCGATCGTCGCGCCCGAGGCTGGGCGCGCGGCGAGGCGGGCGGCGACCGCTTCCGCCTCCGCGAATACGCGCAGCAGATTCTCGCCGGCGACTTTGGCGACGTCGGCATCCGACCAGCCGCGGCGCATGAGCTCGGCGAGCAGTGCCGGGAACTTGTCGACGCCCTCGAGGCCGACCGGCGTCGCCTCGATGCCATCGAAGTCGGAGCCGATGCCGACGTGGTCGATGCCGGCGACCTTGCGGATGTGCTCGATGTGGTCGGCCACCTGGGCGAGCGTCGCGGCTGGCGCCGGATGCGTGCGCTCCCACGTTTCAAGCGCCGCCCTGGCCCGTTCCGGCTGGCCGATGTAGAGACCGCCGAACGGCGGACTGTTGTAACGGACTTTCTCGGCCTGGTGGTCGGCATCCCATCGGCGGTAGGCGTCCGACACGTAGGCGGCGTAGAAGTTCACCATGACGACGCCGCGGTTCGCGCCGACCAGCGCGAGCACGTCGTCCGACACGTTGCGCGGGTGATCGTCGAGCGCTCGCGCCGAAGAATGCGAAAAGATCACCGGCGCCTCGGTGACCCCGAGCGCCTGTTGCATGGCCGCAGGCGAGACGTGACTCAGGTCGACGAGCATGCCGAGGCGGTTCATTTCCCGGACCACCTCGCGGCCGAAGGGCGTCAGGCCGTTGTGGGCCGGCGTGTCGGTGGCGGCGTCCGCCCAGTCGTTGTTCAACGAATGCGTCAGCGTCATGTAACGGCCGCCGAGCGCGTACAGCTGCCGCAGCACCGCGAGCGAGTTGTTGATCTGGTGGCCGCCCTCGATGCCGATGAGCGACGCGACCTTGCCGGCGTGGTGAATCCGGCGGATGTCCGCCGCCGTGTACGCCATCTCCAGATCGTTCGGATAACGCGCGGCGAGGCGCTTGACCAGGTCGATCTGCTCGATGCCGGCCTGCACGGCCTCGAGTCCCGGGAGCGCCGGCGAGACCCAGACCGACCAGAACTGGCCGCCGACATGGCCCGCGCGCAGGCGCGGGATGTCCGTCATCAACGGCAGCGCGCCGGCCGGTGCAGGGAGCTTCGCGGTATCGGCCGCGAGATCGAATGCGGCGAAGTCGCCCTTGAAGCGCCCTCGCAGGTTCTCCGCCAGGTCGTTGTGGCCGTCGATGAGCGGCGTCGCGGCGAGCACGCGCGCGACGCGCGCCGCGTAGTCGGAATTCTGAGCAGCCGCCGCGGTGACCGACACGCCCAAGGCGAGCGCAGCGCCGAGGCGCCGTAGCGAGACTGCAGTCAACAGCATTCAGCTCTCCCTATCTGTATTTGCGCGAAGTCGATGGTGGTGTTCGCCCATTATGGACGCACTCGGAGGATTGTCACGGACAATTCGCCGTGTGCGGCGCACACTACGTCGCGACTTCCACGACGGGCTCGCAGCCGGAAGATCTGGCAGTGGACCGCAGGCCGATCCGCGCGGCCAGCCGGTCGAATCGGGGGTCGCTCCGGAGCGGCTCGAACGGCGGCGAAACGCGCAGCGCCAGCAACCCGGCGTCGCGCGTGCCCAGCCCGCGCTCGAGCCACTCGAAGGCGCGGTCCGCGTCGCCGAGCCTGGCGTAGATGGAGACGATGTTCCTGATGGGCACGTGGCTCGCCGCATCGCCGGTCGTCAGGCGCTCGATAAGCGCGTGCGCTTCCGCGCTGCGGCCCGTCCGGCCGTACAGGTGGCCGACAAAGCCGAGCGTGATGGGACCGGGCGTGGAGGACAGTGCCTTCGACGATGGCGTCGGCCCGCAACTGGTCGCGTGTCACGAGCCGCCCGGGATGGTCACAAACGCCGACGGGACGGCGACCGACTCTGACGCGACGCTGTTCGGCGGCTTCGTGATGGCTCCGATGAAGTTCGGACCTTACAACGGAGTGTGGGAGAGGACAGGTCACAACAGATTCGGCACCACGGCGATCGGGCTGATGTTCGATCCTGTCACCAGCGTGGTGATCGGTTTCGCTCGCGGAAGGTCAACTCTCCGCTACGACGGGAGCAGTTCGAAGTTGGTTGGGACGCTGGACTTCGATTTCGCCCCGTGCTCGAGCGAGTTCACCTGTCCAGACCCGACCGATCCGTCCCTCGGGTGGACCCCGCTTGGCAGCTTCCCGGTCGTCCTGTCGCGCGTCGCCCGCGTGCCAACCAGCAGCTGAAGTGAGCGGTGCCGCTGGGGCCCCCCGATTCGATCTTGGCGGGATTGG
This Acidobacteriota bacterium DNA region includes the following protein-coding sequences:
- a CDS encoding energy transducer TonB is translated as MASPVRILVTLALLVAIAIPVGGQSQNAAAAPPSVADRADIQAAISHLELARQHYANNRLADAEQELSDTIDRVRAARAAEGTQPAAGAREQLPRAGRDVPFPAIVKRSQPTYPLEAAQQGIRGVVIIDAVIDRTGKVRNARIARSIPALDRVSLDAVRQWRFAPSTLNGAPAEVAATLVLPFTFRRAPLPTDDLDLARFYADRGELVSAEIALVRARAAITQEAACFTDALPMGWAPMGANLGRIEPPRKIKHVNPTYPPLAQKARVTGTVVMEAVIAVDGRVRCLRVLRSVPLLDQAAIDSVAQWEFTPALVAGTPAAVRLTTTVNFSLQ
- a CDS encoding dipeptidase, translated to MLLTAVSLRRLGAALALGVSVTAAAAQNSDYAARVARVLAATPLIDGHNDLAENLRGRFKGDFAAFDLAADTAKLPAPAGALPLMTDIPRLRAGHVGGQFWSVWVSPALPGLEAVQAGIEQIDLVKRLAARYPNDLEMAYTAADIRRIHHAGKVASLIGIEGGHQINNSLAVLRQLYALGGRYMTLTHSLNNDWADAATDTPAHNGLTPFGREVVREMNRLGMLVDLSHVSPAAMQQALGVTEAPVIFSHSSARALDDHPRNVSDDVLALVGANRGVVMVNFYAAYVSDAYRRWDADHQAEKVRYNSPPFGGLYIGQPERARAALETWERTHPAPAATLAQVADHIEHIRKVAGIDHVGIGSDFDGIEATPVGLEGVDKFPALLAELMRRGWSDADVAKVAGENLLRVFAEAEAVAARLAARPASGATIAALDHPPGAR